The DNA window AGTCCTTCATCTATTTTAAGGCCAAGGATTGATAATTCATTTAGGTAATTATTCTTAtggaaaataaaaaggaaatgtAGATTGAAGAGTAATTATGGTTTTTGATATATATCAAATCATTCTCCCACGAATTTATTATGCCGTTAAAATTTTCCCAAGAAATTATTGGATTCaaagatttttgtctaattttgtTCAATTTTAGTAACGTGGcgattgtccatgtaacaaatcgTGCCTCCCGAAATTTGACTTGGTGCTTTTATTggtaaaattagacaaaagttcttgaatccaacaattttaatagtttaagaaaaaaatttaatagcCTGAAAAGTTTGGAAGCAAAATTTGGTACATTTCAAAACTCGAAGGCAACTATCTTAGTTAGCCAAGATGTAATGGCTATTGAGTTTATCTCAGCTTGGTTTGATCTGGTTTTTGTACAGGTCTCATAGTCGGTTGAGTACACGGAGAAGATTAAAGAGCGCTGCATACATGTTGAAGTTGTTTAGTCTCCGGGGACTCCCTTGGAGTTCTGATGAAGATGGTGAAAGAAAGGTTTTTGAGAAACTCTCATTTGTTGAACTCAATTTTTTTGTGTGTGGATTGTGATTAGTGAACATTTCTATGTTCTTAACCGCGGTCAATTTGTTGCAGGTTGAGCTTACTGCTGCGGAACTTGAATCACTTCGATCGGAGCTTGCTGATTTAGAAGAGAGAGAAGCTCAtttaaaagctcagtaagggaAAACTTGATACCCCTTTAAATAGGGATAGCTAATCTTctcttgttgttattttgacttTTTGGGCAATTTTGTTTCAGCTTCATTAATGGATAATGTGTTGAGTCTTAAGTGTTTGGATTTAAAGCCTTGAATAATAAAGAGAAAATGGTTCCCATTTCATTCTATACAATTCATTGtcatatttttcatttcattGACAATGTCCATGTTTCTTACAGGTTGGAACATGTTGATGAAGTTCTGCGTTCAGCTCGTCTTAGTGGCTATTTATACATACGAACGGTAGTGATCACTTCACTCTCATCTCTTATTTCCCTTCTAGATGTTTTATTACTACTACATCTGTATTTGACTGGTATTTTGACCTTAACATCACTCACTCTAATAGAGATGGGAAGCATTACCGGGAGAACCTCCAATTGACGATTCTGAGGTTGATGATTGGCTTCCTCGCTTTGTCGTCCTGCACGGTGTATGCCTCTTCTTCTATCTTCTTTCTACAGGTAAAATAAATGTTGAATTTTGCTCACTGAATTTCTTATCTTAAGATTTCGGACCTTTTGTTTTCAATAATACGTGCAATAAGTTGTTTGACTCCGCAATAAGCATGCCTGTGAAACTAGCTCGTCACTGAGGCAATTACTGACTATATTTTCACTCAAAGACTGTTGATTAGTCATGATTTTTCAGTTCATTATGTTTTATGTTCTTATGGTCATAATTTATAAGTAGTTTGACACTAAAACTAGAAATCGTAGCTTAAACTACTTGTCCTCGATGGATTTAGATTAGTAGTTGTTTACTGTGGACATTTCGATATGATTCTTGGTAGTACTAGTAGCTGATGAACTTAAAGATTAAAATTGCAGATCTGAGTCCTCAGGACTCCACCCTGTTATCTGATGTTATTAAGATAGGTTCCTTACCGAGCTTTGTTCGAGAAGGGGAAGGAACAGTATACGCCTTTTACATATTAAGTCGTCATGGCTTGCGAATCGAATGTTCAAGCAGTTCTAAGATCAAGGTACTcatttttagtttgatttttcTAGTTTATACTTACTGAacagaaataactaattagtgaACAGTTTTGAGTGTGAAAATAAGAACAAGAAGAGAACTAAGATCATGTCTGTTACTATTTTGTGATTCACCATAGCTTTTGGTGATTCATTACAGTCATGTCTTACTTGGGTTTTTTTCCGTAGAGAGTATTTGCGGCATAACTACTTAATGTTTTGAATTTGTAACCAGCAggaccttattaatttttttagtggcaAAACTACCAAATATTACTAAAAGTGTAATTctgtttaatttcattcaatttcgAGTATTAATCGTGTACTTACATGTGTGCATGCAAACTCATGTCACAAACAGAACTTGTTAGGATGAAACTCGCTAAAAACATTGAAATGGGTTCCTGTCGGTTACAAATCTAAAACATTGAGTAGTTATGtcgtaatttttatttattgttaatgAAAATTCTTAACTTGGTTTTTTATTGGGTTGATTTTTCAGGTAGATTCTTGGCTGTTAGAATTACAAAAAGACTGCAAAATAGATTCTGATAATACTAAACCCCCCAAAGAAATATCAGATGTTAAAAAGTGAattttcactctctttttttaacTGTAACTTGTAGATAGGTGGGAGTTAGATTTATATTTGAACTTAGTTTAATCTAATATTGTCTCTTAAAGGATAATTCATTCATTATTATGTTGTCTATTGTACATGAAATATCATTAAATTGAAGAACAAGAAGGTTGTCTTTTTCTCACTGATTCTTATATTTCAACTCTGTAAAGACcacttatattatattttactcAAGTCaaatattccaaaaaaaaaaaaaaaaaaaagttctctACAAGTTGGGACAAATGTTTATAGCAAATAAAAACAAAGTGATTCCAATCTTCATTAACATCTACACATACTTTGTAGCTTTATAATAGATTTGTTATAGAGTAAATATGATTTTGAATTCTCTTTTTAAAAGTTACTTGAATATTttgtttgttaaataataaattagattttgtattatttaaaatagtaataaagagtacattaaattatttttttggcaaaataaaacttaatgatGAGCTGATCTAGAggtgttataaaaaaaattggttatgtttttttgttttttgcttCTGTTCGTGCTAAGAATTGTCTTTAAGttgattatatataaaaaaaaaaaaaattgtggaaaattaagcttagggtcttatttgtaccattttaaaaaatacaaagtttattttgtcatttaacaaaacagaaggtTCAGttagtaatttttacaaaacataaaatccaaaatattattaatccTTTTCTATAATGATGTTTGAAGTTAAAATCAATTATATCATTATATATGGACACAGTAGTACATTAATAATAGAGGAGTACTATCGTCAACTTTAATTACAACTTCTTAATTAATCTTTGTGCTCGAAAACacatattagaatatttcttttaatttttttagcggtGTTCGTTATACTCACAATatcatttttgtaaattttttaaaaatatcgaaTAGTTTATAGTGCTAAAAATATGTTTGAAGTTTTCTAAACATACGCggtaaattagaatatcatgaACTTTGTTCTACTACGGTAaactatttcaaattttttaaaaatatacaaagatAATATTATAACTATAATGAATAtcgctatgaaaaaaaattaaaaaaaaaaaattctaccaTGATAATTTCAGGCATAAAGAT is part of the Cannabis sativa cultivar Pink pepper isolate KNU-18-1 chromosome 5, ASM2916894v1, whole genome shotgun sequence genome and encodes:
- the LOC115716182 gene encoding uncharacterized protein LOC115716182 is translated as MDDGLGKIKIIQDHFTASESSLESPQSSPSSILRPRIDNSFRSHSRLSTRRRLKSAAYMLKLFSLRGLPWSSDEDGERKVELTAAELESLRSELADLEEREAHLKAQLEHVDEVLRSARLSGYLYIRTRWEALPGEPPIDDSEVDDWLPRFVVLHGVCLFFYLLSTDLSPQDSTLLSDVIKIGSLPSFVREGEGTVYAFYILSRHGLRIECSSSSKIKVDSWLLELQKDCKIDSDNTKPPKEISDVKK